The stretch of DNA GCACGGTCTCGGCCTCGCGTGGGCCACGCGCGCGTACGACCTTGTCGGTGAGGCGGCCGTAGAAGGCGGCGGCCGATTCGGTGCAGGCCGGGGTGAGGCCGCCGATGACCTTGGGGGTGCCGGCGTAGCCGTGGGTGCGGTTGCCCGGGTCGAGGCGTCCTGGCGAGTGCGCGAGGTGGAAGTCGCGGCCCGCGCGCAGGCCTGAGCCCTCTTCGAGGATGGGGCGCAGGAATTCCTCCGTGGTTCCCGGGTAAGCGGGTGACTCAAGGATGACCGTGGTGTGCGGGCGCAGTCGCGCGGCCAGGGCGCGGGCGGCGTCGGCCACCTGGCTCAGGTCGAGGCTGCGGTCGGCCGCCGGAGGAGTGGGAGCGCAGATGACCGCGGTGCGGACCCTGCCGAGCTCGACCGGGTCGGTGGTGGGCCGGAAACCCCCCGAGAGCATCCGGCGGACATCGGCGGCGGTGAGGGTTCCCTCGGCGCCGTCGCAGGGCAGGCGGCCGCCTGCCAGGTCGACGGCGCGCGCGGGGTCGTAGCCGATGGTGGCGATGCCGCCGGAGACGGCGGCCTGGGCGAGGGGCAGGCCGAGGTGGCCGAGACCGATGACGGCGAGATCTGCGGGCATGGCGGTGGGCCGTCCTCCCAATAGCCGGAGCGGGACGAGCGCGCAAGTCCTGTGGACAAGGTGGACCAGCGCAATGTCAGACTAGGAGTAAATATGACCGTTATGCGGCATTGCGCTGCGCCGGGCGTCGGAGTGTTGGCCCCGGGTTGGCCGGAGGTTGTCCACAGGCGGCGGCCGAACTCAGCGGACCTGACCAGAATCTGGGCATGATGTGAGCGCGACCACACCCGACAGCTAAACGGGAGGCAGCGGTGAGGACAGCGACCTTGGGACCGGCGGAGCGTGCCGAGTCACTTGCGGGAATGGCCGAGCGGGAGCTGGATGTCCTGGTCGTGGGCGCGGGAGTGGTCGGTGCGGGCACCGCACTTGACGCCGTGACCCGCGGCCTGTCCACCGGCCTGGTCGAGGCACGGGACTGGGCGTCGGGCACGTCGAGCCGGTCGAGCAAGCTGATCCACGGCGGACTGCGCTATCTGGAGATGCTCGACTTCGCGCTGGTGCGGGAGGCGCTGAAGGAGCGCGGCCTGCTCCTGGAGCGGATCGCCCCGCATCTCGTGAAGCCGGTGCCGTTCCTGTACCCGTTGCAGCACAAGGGCTGGGAGAGGATCTACGCCGGATCGGGCGTCGCGTTGTACGACGCCATGTCGATGTCGCGAGGCCATGGCCGCGGCCTGCCCATGCACCGCCACCTGACCCGGCGTCACGCCCTGCGCGTCGCCCCGTGTCTGAAGAAGGACGCGCTGGTCGGGGCGATGCAGTACTACGACGCGCAGATGGACGACGCCCGCTATGTGGCCACCCTGGTGCGCACCGCGTCGGCGTACGGCGCGAAGGTCGCCAACCGCGCGCGCGTGACGGGCTTCCTGCGCGAGGGCGAACGGGTCGTCGGCGCCCGGGTGCAGGACGTCGAGGGCGGCGGGGAGTACGAGGTCCGGGCCAAGCAGGTGGTCAACGCCACCGGTGTGTGGACGGACGACACCCAGGCGATGGTCGGCGAGCGGGGGCAGTTCCACGTCAGGGCGTCCAAGGGCATCCATCTGGTCGTGCCCAAGGACCGGATCAACTCGACGACCGGGCTGATCCTGCGGACGGAGAAGAGCGTCCTCTTCGTCATTCCGTGGGGGCGGCACTGGATCGTGGGGACGACCGACACCGACTGGGACCTGGACAAGGCGCATCCCGCTGCGTCCAGCGCCGACATCGACTATCTGCTCGAGCATGTGAACTCGGTGCTCGGGGTGCCCCTTTCACGGGACGACGTCCAAGGGGTGTACGCGGGGCTGCGGCCGCTGCTCGCCGGCGAGTCGGACGCCACGAGCAAGCTGTCGCGTGAGCACACGGTGGCGCATCCGGCCCCGGGCCTGGTGGTCATCGCGGGCGGCAAGTACACGACGTACCGCGTGATGGCGAAGGACGCCGTGGACGAGGCCGTGCACGGCCTCGACCAGCGGGTCGCCGACTGTGTCACCGAGGACATCCCGCTGGTCGGCGCCGAGGGGTACAAGGCGCTGTGGAACGCGCGCGCCAGGATCGCGGCCCGCACCGGGCTCCATGTGGTGCGCGTGGAGCACCTGTTGAACCGGTACGGCTCACTGGCGGAAGAGGTCCTCGCCCTCGTCACGGCCGATCCCACCCTGGGCGAGCCACTGCCCGCCGCGGACGACTATCTGCGCGCCGAGATCGTCTATGCCGCGTCGCACGAGGGCGCACGGCACCTGGACGACGTGTTGACCCGGCGCACGCGCATCTCGATCGAGACGTTCGACCGGGGCACGCGCAGTGCGCGGCTGTGCGCCGAGCTGATGGCGCCGGTCCTGGGCTGGGACAAGGACCAGGTGGAGAAGGAGGTCCAGCACTACGAGAAGAGGGTGGAGGCGGAGCGGGAGTCGCAGCGGCAGCCGGACGACCTGACGGCGGACGCGGCGAGGCTGGGGGCGCCGGACATCGTGCCGCTCTAGCGCTCCGCTGGTTGACCGGATTGGTGTCTGCGGGTGCGTTGCGGCTGGTCGCGCCGTTCCCCGCGCCCCTTCGGGACGCCAAGTCGCCACGCTACGTGTGGAACTCGGCTGTGAGGAGGGTGCGTTCGAGTTCCGGGTCCGCTATCTCGTGGTGGGCGAGTGTGGAGCCGCGGCGGGGGCCTTGCCCCGGGTGACGAGCGACGGAAGAGTGGCGTCCGGGCCGGTTTCGCGGCCAACGGCGCACTGGCGGAAGTCAGGCCGAAAAGGGCCATCGCGAGGGGTATGGCCAGCAGTGTCCGTGGATTGGGCGTGGCGGTCCCTCCTTGTACGGAGCCCGTCATGAGGGACGTTGGACCCTGGGCGTAGACCGGTCCCCGAGTGAGGGACAATGGAGGCTCTGTCAGGGCGGGTTGCGCGGGTAGCAGCGGTAGCAGCAGAGGGGACGCATGTCGGACGCGGAGAAGACGGGTCAGTCCCGTCAGGACAAGAGCGAACGTCTCCTCTCCGGGCGCTACCGGCTGGGAGAAGTGCTCGGCCGCGGCGGAATGGGAACCGTCTGGCGCGCCAAGGACGAGACACTCGGCCGTACGGTCGCGGTGAAGGAGCTGCGCTTTCCCTCGAGCATCGACGAGGAAGAGAAGCGGCGGCTCATCACGCGTACGTTGCGTGAGGCCAAGGCGATCGCGCGGATCCGCAACACCAGTGCGGTGACCGTGTACGACGTGGTCGACGAGGACGACCGGCCGTGGATCGTGATGGAGCTGGTCGAGGGCAAGTCGCTCGCCGAGGCCATTCGCGAGGACGGGCTGCTCACGCCGAGGCGCGCGGCCGAGGTCGGGCTCGCGGTGCTCGACGTACTGCGGTCCGCGCACCGCGAGGGAATTCTGCACCGCGACGTGAAGCCGTCGAACGTGCTGATCGCCGAGGACGGGCGAGTCGTCCTCACGGACTTCGGCATCGCGCAGGTCGAGGGCGACCCGTCGATCACCTCCACCGGCATGCTCGTCGGCGCTCCTTCGTACATCTCGCCGGAGCGGGCGCGCGGTCACAAGCCGGGCCCGGCGGCCGACCTGTGGTCGCTCGGCGGTCTGCTGTACGCGGCTGTGGAAGGCGTGCCTCCGTACGACAAGGGGTCGGCGATCGCGACCCTCACCGCGGTCATGACCGAGGACGTCGAACAGCCGACGAACGCGGGGCCGTTGGAGAAGGTCATCTACGGCCTGCTCGCCAAGGACCCCGAGCAGCGGCTCGACGACGCGGGGGCGCGGGCGCTCCTGATCGACGTGATTCACGCGCCGGAGGTCAAGGACGAGCCGGAGCCGGTCGACGCGACGAAGGTCGTGCCGCTGCCTCCGGTGCCGCCGACTTCCGGCGTGGGGAAGCGGTTCGGAAAGGGCAAGGGCAAGGGCGGCTCCTCCGGCCGTGCGGGCGTGGCCGGTGGCGGCGCTGTGGGTGCCGCTGGGGCCGCTGGTTCGGCGGATACGGCTGAGTCCTCCGGGGCGGCTGGGTCTTCCGGGGCCTCTGGGACCGTCGGGTCCTCCGCGGATTCCGGTGGCAAGGGCGAGGAGGCCGCCGAGCGGCTGAAGGGTGCGCTCCGGTCGGTGCGGAAGGCCGCGGCTGCGGCTACCGCGCGGGGCGCGGGGGCCGGTTCGGGTGCTTCCGGTTCCGGTGCCAATTCCGGTTCCGGCTCTGCTTCTGGGGCGGTGACGGAGAAGCCTTCGCGCTCCGGGGCGGCTGGAGGAGCCTCCGCTTCTTCGAATACTCCGCCGGTTCCCGCGACGCCGCCACGTGCGGCGCCTCCCAGGGCCTCGCTCACCGACGTGGTGCCTCGGCGCACGCTCGTGATCTTCTCGTTGGCCCTCGCGCTCGCCGTGCTCGGAACCGTGCTCGCGTTCGCGCTGAGCAACGGGGACGAGAGCGGTGCGCGGGACAGCAAGAACGGCGGCGACAAGGCCGCGTCCAGCGGGGCGACCGCGGGCAGCGGCGAGAAGGAGGAGGACAAGGGCGCCGGGCAGGACGGCGGCGCCGGGGAGGACAAGGGCAAGGGCGACACGGAAGCGGGTGCGGGGTCGAGCCCCGGTTCGGGTGACGGCCACGATCCGAGTGAGAGCGGCGACGACGGTGGCGACGGTGGCGACGACTCCGGCAAGAAGCCGGAAGACGGCGCCGAGTCGACGTACAAGCACTCCCAAGGCTTCTCCGTGGGGCTGCCCAAGGGGTGGAAGTACCAGTCCACGGGTGCCGCGGGCGCGCGTTTCACCGGGCCGGACGGGCAGAAGCTGCTGATCGGCTGGACTCCCACGCCCAAGTCGGACCCTGTGGGCGACTGGAAGAACCAGGAGTCGTACATGGTCCGGTCGCAGTACAAGCGCATCCGGATAGAGAAGGTCGACTTCCGCGGCTGGAACACGGCCGACTGGGAGTTCACGTACGTCGACGGCGGCACGAAGTACCGCTCGATAGACCGCGGTTTCGTCGTGAACGACAACTTGGGCTACGGACTGATGTATACGGCCAAGGCGGCCAAGTGGGACAGCGACGAGCGCAAGGACGCGTGGCGGACCTTCACGAAGTCGTTCGAGCCGAAGAAGTAGCGATCGAGTAGCGATCGAGGGGGCCCGCGGTACGCGTCCGGTGTATCCGGTGAGATCTCGCATCCCCTCAATGTGGTTTGCCTCCGGCACGTATCGTGAGTGCTTGCGGACCGTACGCAGCCGCAACAGGGCATAAGGCGAACGGAATTGACCACCGGTCGGACGGGGGAGGCGTCGTGGACGAATACGCGGGGCGGGTACTCGCCGACCGCTACCGCCTGCCGCTGCCTCCTGCGGATGAGTACGAACTCGCGGAGACGCGGGCCTTCGACACGTACAGCGGGCAGGAAGTCCTGGTCAGGCAGGTGCCGTTGCCCGAGGTCGTCGACGCGGAAGTGCTTGAGCTCGATGAGCGGGACCTGCCGGAGGGGGAGCTTCCGGCAGGGTTCGTGAGCGCGGGGGCGGTGCGGCGGCTTTCGGCGCGCACGACCCGGCGGCCCTCGGATCCGGCGGTGCGCCGCGCGATAGAGGCGGCGCAGGCCGCCGCGCAGATTCCCGACCATCCGCGGCTCGACCAGGTCTTCGACGTGTTCGCCGAGGGCGGTTCGCTGTGGATAGTCAGCGAGTTGGTGGCGGCGAGGCCGCTGGCCGCGCTGCTCGCGGACCGGCCGCTGAGTCCGTACCGCGCGGCTGAGGTCGCGTCGGACGTGGTGACGGCGCTGCGGGTGCTGCACGCGCATGGGTGGGTCCACCGGAACATCACCGCTCGCACGGTCCTGGTCTGCGACGACGGCCGGGTGGTCCTGACGGGCCTCGCGGCGGGCGCGGCGGAAGAGGCGCTGTGCGGGTACGACCCTCGGCCTGAGGAGCTCTTCGGGGGGCCCGATGCGGACGAGCGCGCTGCGGACGAGCGCGCTGCGGACGAGCGC from Streptomyces sp. BA2 encodes:
- a CDS encoding protein kinase domain-containing protein, translated to MSDAEKTGQSRQDKSERLLSGRYRLGEVLGRGGMGTVWRAKDETLGRTVAVKELRFPSSIDEEEKRRLITRTLREAKAIARIRNTSAVTVYDVVDEDDRPWIVMELVEGKSLAEAIREDGLLTPRRAAEVGLAVLDVLRSAHREGILHRDVKPSNVLIAEDGRVVLTDFGIAQVEGDPSITSTGMLVGAPSYISPERARGHKPGPAADLWSLGGLLYAAVEGVPPYDKGSAIATLTAVMTEDVEQPTNAGPLEKVIYGLLAKDPEQRLDDAGARALLIDVIHAPEVKDEPEPVDATKVVPLPPVPPTSGVGKRFGKGKGKGGSSGRAGVAGGGAVGAAGAAGSADTAESSGAAGSSGASGTVGSSADSGGKGEEAAERLKGALRSVRKAAAAATARGAGAGSGASGSGANSGSGSASGAVTEKPSRSGAAGGASASSNTPPVPATPPRAAPPRASLTDVVPRRTLVIFSLALALAVLGTVLAFALSNGDESGARDSKNGGDKAASSGATAGSGEKEEDKGAGQDGGAGEDKGKGDTEAGAGSSPGSGDGHDPSESGDDGGDGGDDSGKKPEDGAESTYKHSQGFSVGLPKGWKYQSTGAAGARFTGPDGQKLLIGWTPTPKSDPVGDWKNQESYMVRSQYKRIRIEKVDFRGWNTADWEFTYVDGGTKYRSIDRGFVVNDNLGYGLMYTAKAAKWDSDERKDAWRTFTKSFEPKK
- a CDS encoding FAD-dependent oxidoreductase encodes the protein MRTATLGPAERAESLAGMAERELDVLVVGAGVVGAGTALDAVTRGLSTGLVEARDWASGTSSRSSKLIHGGLRYLEMLDFALVREALKERGLLLERIAPHLVKPVPFLYPLQHKGWERIYAGSGVALYDAMSMSRGHGRGLPMHRHLTRRHALRVAPCLKKDALVGAMQYYDAQMDDARYVATLVRTASAYGAKVANRARVTGFLREGERVVGARVQDVEGGGEYEVRAKQVVNATGVWTDDTQAMVGERGQFHVRASKGIHLVVPKDRINSTTGLILRTEKSVLFVIPWGRHWIVGTTDTDWDLDKAHPAASSADIDYLLEHVNSVLGVPLSRDDVQGVYAGLRPLLAGESDATSKLSREHTVAHPAPGLVVIAGGKYTTYRVMAKDAVDEAVHGLDQRVADCVTEDIPLVGAEGYKALWNARARIAARTGLHVVRVEHLLNRYGSLAEEVLALVTADPTLGEPLPAADDYLRAEIVYAASHEGARHLDDVLTRRTRISIETFDRGTRSARLCAELMAPVLGWDKDQVEKEVQHYEKRVEAERESQRQPDDLTADAARLGAPDIVPL